Proteins encoded in a region of the Pocillopora verrucosa isolate sample1 chromosome 11, ASM3666991v2, whole genome shotgun sequence genome:
- the LOC131795315 gene encoding uncharacterized protein, with the protein MATAWQYTAEQLNYYRISYVVTDILTEGLRTIFKCEWDKRYKTTLGEWKDQPKNGMDFWNRESSRNRSKNAHLLTTMKNGNRAEWDCSMLFYAILYSDGIQILNPTVQKNVDDLRKFRNEEFAHVPQGHLSSVKFKNDILKVHNAFHNLGLATARIKEIQNQRSFPTEELGEVLRKVDDLKQEVYEKENKLQEKVMELQEKVMELQEKEGQRQVLEEQLYTEVSPFCILPSPPSHDVAPCTRQVAEIRRQLKALKGANENYLSILYISGNPGSGKSQLSRLVAKRFFDEDSNSTSSFVMTLNAENTGALLESYVSFARYCKCPEYAITNTLKSREMNTDEKITNLKTLISTKIELYTSWLLVVDNVTDVSGIHSYLPDAGNKQWARGQMIITTQDTITIPLTSSRIQHISASKGMDLEDARFLLKHLSGVTDSEMEEEVVQVLDYQPLAMASAATYVREVGQHRMASKFGWIDYLKKLDEGKRRSTENILAETNSTYPKSMTAAITLAVEKAMTSKKVIHHTFSLLSLCASQPILQEIVTCYILETDKEFDDKEMVGAKLRRCPLLLFTEEEGCIYIRVHRVVQEVINTVIKCYTKDEHLKVIHGAIASFSHASKIEKDLDPVFLCKNMVPHVTNLINETCPLFSEQGISEVAKSGIVTVQDFTENFLTLGEMCIEHCELNTALKCCNVVLAFVNLGVVACNKAEAAAYSGLGRVHCDLGKLEQAKDYFSHALDIYLKTFRPDHVNVASSYNNLGMVCNKLGDLQQAKDYYQHAMDIQMKTLGPDHDDIATSYHNLGTLHRDLGDLKQAKVFLKHSWLLRIKMLGDEHVEVASTYNELGLVYRDLGKLKKARCYYENALNIYLKKLRPDHVDVASTYNNLGDVEGAMGNFELANDYYAHAKDICSKKFGPEHDYVKMIQKNLAELQHRMERTQCCLPCL; encoded by the coding sequence ATGGCCACTGCCTGGCAATACACTGCAGAGCAACTGAACTACTACAGGATATCTTATGTTGTCACGGACATACTTACCGAGGGTTTGCGAACAATCTTCAAATGTGAATGGGACAAACGCTACAAGACAACTTTAGGAGAATGGAAAGATCAACCTAAAAATGGAATGGACTTTTGGAATAGGGAATCCTCTCGAAATAGAAGTAAAAATGCCCATCTGTTGACAACCATGAAGAATGGCAATAGAGCTGAATGGGATTGTTCCATGCTATTTTATGCTATCCTGTATTCAGATGGCATTCAAATTCTCAATCCAACAGTGCAAAAAAATGTGGATGACCTCAGGAAAtttcgaaatgaagaatttgcacATGTACCACAAGGCCATCTTTCTAGCGTTAAATTTAAGAATGATATTCTCAAAGTCCACAATGCATTTCACAATCTTGGTCTTGCCACAGCAAGaatcaaagaaatacaaaatcaaAGAAGTTTTCCAACAGAGGAGTTAGGAGAGGTCTTACGGAAGGTGGATGACCTTAAACAAGAAGTTTatgagaaggaaaacaaacttcAAGAAAAGGTAATGGAACTTCAAGAAAAGGTAATGGAACTTCAAGAAAAGGAAGGGCAACGACAGGTTTTGGAGGAACAGCTATACACTGAGGTCTCTCCATTCTGCATTCTTCCTTCCCCACCTTCTCATGATGTTGCACCCTGCACTCGTCAGGTTGCTGAAATAAGACGACAACTCAAAGCACTCAAAGGGGCTAATGAAAACTATTTAAGCATCCTGTATATATCTGGAAATCCAGGAAGTGGTAAATCTCAGTTGTCTCGTTTGGTAGCCAAGCGCTTCTTTGATGAAGACTCAAATTCTACCTCTTCATTTGTAATGACACTAAATGCTGAAAACACAGGAGCTCTTTTGGAATCATATGTCTCTTTTGCACGGTATTGTAAATGTCCTGAGTATGCTATTACAAACACTCTCAAATCCAGAGAGATGAACACAGATGAGAAAATTACCAATCTCAAGACCTTAATAAGCACCAAAATTGAGCTTTACACTTCCTGGTTGCTGGTAGTTGACAATGTCACTGATGTATCTGGTATCCATAGTTATTTACCAGATGCTGGGAACAAGCAGTGGGCAAGGGGCCAGATGATAATAACAACACAAGACACCATAACAATCCCATTGACAAGCTCTCGCATACAACATATCTCAGCCAGCAAAGGTATGGATCTTGAGGATGCCAGATTTCTGTTGAAACACCTTTCTGGTGTCACAGATAGTGAGATGGAAGAAGAAGTTGTGCAGGTATTAGACTACCAACCTCTTGCCATGGCAAGTGCTGCCACATATGTTAGAGAAGTTGGACAGCACAGGATGGCTTCCAAGTTTGGTTGGATTgactatttgaagaaattggaTGAAGGAAAACGAAGAAGTACAGAGAACATACTGGCAGAAACTAACTCAACTTACCCAAAATCCATGACAGCAGCGATAACACTTGCCGTAGAGAAGGCAATGACATCTAAAAAGGTTATTCATCACACATTCTCTTTGCTCTCTCTCTGTGCATCACAACCAATACTTCAAGAAATTGTCACCTGCTACATTTTGGAAACAGATAAAGAGTTTGATGATAAAGAAATGGTTGGTGCAAAACTCCGCCGATGCCCATTGTTGTTATTTACAGAAGAGGAGGGCTGTATCTACATTCGTGTTCATAGAGTTGTCCAGGAAGTCATCAATACTGTCATAAAATGCTACACAAAGGATGAACACCTTAAAGTCATCCATGGGGCCATTGCATCATTTTCACATGCATCCAAGATTGAGAAGGACTTAGATCCTGTGTTTCTCTGCAAGAACATGGTCCCCCATGTAACAAATCTGATTAACGAGACATGTCCATTGTTTTCTGAGCAAGGAATCTCAGAAGTCGCTAAAAGTGGCATAGTAACAGTTCAAGACTTCACTGAAAACTTTCTAACACTTGGAGAAATGTGTATTGAACACTGTGAATTAAACACAGCATTGAAGTGTTGTAATGTGGTCTTAGCCTTTGTCAACTTGGGTGTGGTAGCTTGCAACAAAGCAGAGGCAGCAGCCTACAGTGGCTTGGGTAGAGTGCATTGTGACTTAGGTAAATTGGAGCAGGCAAAGGATTACTTTTCACATGCATTAGACAtctatttgaaaactttcaggCCAGACCATGTTAATGTTGCCTCTTCTTACAATAATCTTGGTATGGTGTGCAATAAGCTTGGTGACCTTCAGCAGGCAAAAGACTACTACCAACATGCAATGGACATTCAAATGAAAACCCTGGGCCCTGATCATGATGACATTGCAACTTCTTACCACAACCTAGGTACTCTGCATCGTGACCTTGGCGATCTGAAGCAGGCAAAAGTCTTTTTGAAGCATTCATGGTTGTTACGTATCAAAATGCTTGGAGATGAGCATGTAGAGGTTGCATCTACTTACAATGAACTGGGTCTTGTGTACAGGGATCTGGGTAAACTAAAGAAGGCAAGGTGCTATTATGAAAATGCACTCAATATATACTTGAAAAAGCTTAGGCCGGACCATGTCGATGTGGCATCCACTTACAATAACCTAGGTGATGTGGAGGGTGCAATGGGTAACTTTGAGCTAGCAAATGACTACTACGCCCATGCAAAGGACATTTGTTCAAAGAAGTTCGGACCCGAGCATGATTATGTCAAAATGATACAGAAAAACTTAGCTGAGTTACAGCATAGAATGGAGAGAACTCAATGCTGCCTGCCTTGTCTTTGA
- the LOC131795267 gene encoding myotubularin-related protein 14-like, with product MSFDEEVSSSELSELVHYFSKYPYRARDANSKIEGIQKKCLQLFSKDYKFTTITNSNGDLCNHYPLKLVILESKLHCGESDKNESQKANDARELRDLFVKARFARCRSRFVVPVILFEGKNICRSATLSGGPEIYGRSGYDFLFAGGESIPDNPLEEVNGVNGTGSLYSSASGEYDLFDRIRGQDIRLLKTLKVKYICDLMVEKKKVKFGMRVSSSEKVDKIQRYSDFCLCSVPYPGCEFFRDFKENEYNADGLHFNWQQDYVDTKLSVPDLLLHRQGIEWHNYQLWDLVTLTQNYLNLLISCVKDGEGGLLIHCISGWDRTPLFISLLRMSLWADGRIHQSLSPAELLFLTIAYDWFLFGHGLPERLQRGEEVFFFCFNFLKNIASDDFSVNSSLTRRAGDKRSDSIGQFDVGAVLLDDRMSRGSNSSLSSCSSMTSEQRTSFFIGQEIAEDSELASSSFTICNGARAAYHSPPRSHADHEFRHQSTSPLPVPRRSRKNSTPSDQKPSSTCGSWQLISGTGSPNGTTTVRDSPISALGHGSSSTSLAESVDECSERQVRLGAIRSLFHQLYFKAVGYTTKYEAGNSFSSILDQVTEKLREGWGTVV from the exons ATGAGTTTTGATGAGGAGGTTTCGAGCAGCGAGCTGTCTGAACTAGtgcattatttttcaaaatatccttACAGAGCGCGGGATGCCAACTCGAAG atAGAGGGCATCCAGAAGAAATGCTTACAGCTCTTTTCTAAAGATTACAAATTTACG aCAATCACCAACAGCAATGGAGACTTGTGCAACCATTACCCGCTCAAACTGGTTATTTTAGAGTCAAAGCTTCATTGTGGAGAGTCAGACAAGAACGAAAG TCAAAAAGCAAATGATGCAAGGGAACTTCGAGATCTGTTTGTGAAGGCTAGATTTGCCAGATGTAGATCAAGATTTGTTGTTCCAGTTATTCTCTTTGAGGGAAAG AATATCTGCAGATCAGCTACATTATCAGGAGGACCTGAAATTTATGGTCGATCTGGATATGATTTCCTTTTTGCTG GTGGTGAAAGTATCCCTGATAATCCACTAGAAGAAGTTAATGGAGTGAATGGAACAGGGTCTCTTTATTCAAG TGCCAGTGGTGAATATGACTTATTTGACCGCATCAGAGGTCAGGATATTCGCTTGCTCAAAACTCTCAAAGTAAAATACATCTGTGACTTGAtggtggaaaaaaagaaagtcaagtTTGGAATGAG GGTGTCATCTTCAGAGAAGGTGGACAAAATCCAGCGATACTCAGACTTCTGTTTGTGTTCTGTTCCTTATCCAG GCTGTGAATTTTTTCGAGACTTCAAGGAGAATGAATACAATGCAGATGGTTTACATTTCAATTGGCAACAG GATTATGTTGACACAAAATTAAGTGTTCCTGATTTGCTACTGCATCGTCAGGGAATCGAATGGCACAACTATCAG ttATGGGATCTCGTAACACTGACTCAAAACTATCTTAATCTTTTGATAAGCTGTGTTAAAGATG gTGAAGGAGGATTGTTGATACACTGTATTTCAGGATGGGACAGAACTCCGTTATTTATTTCACTCCTTAGGATGTCTTTATGGGCG GATGGAAGAATTCATCAGTCGCTGAGTCCTGCAGAGCTACTTTTTCTTACAATAGCTTATGACTGGTTCTTATTTGG GCATGGTCTTCCTGAGAGACTTCAGCGTGGAGAAGAG gttttcttcttttgtttcaatttcttgaaaaacataGCGTCAGATGACTTTTCTGTAAATTCATCTTTAACCCGGAG AGCTGGTGATAAGCGAAGTGACTCTATAGGTCAGTTTGATGTTGGTGCAGTGTTATTAG ATGATCGAATGTCACGCGGGAGTAACTCAAGTTTGAGTAGCTGTAGTAGCATGACGTCAGAACAAAGAACAAGTTTTTTCATAGGTCAGGAGATAGCAGAAGACTCAGAATTAGCTTCTTCCTCATTTACCAT TTGTAACGGCGCACGCGCAGCGTATCACTCTCCACCTCGTTCTCACGCAGATCATGAATTTCGTCACCAGTCCACCAGTCCTCTTCCGGTTCCACGTCGGTCAAGAAAGAACTCAACTCCATCTGATCAA AAACCGTCCTCTACATGTGGAAG ctgGCAGTTGATATCAGGAACAGGGAGTCCGAACGGAACTACCACTGTACGAGATTCTCCAATATCCGCACTTGGACATGGCAGCAGCTCAACAAGCTT AGCTGAAAGCGTGGACGAGTGCTCTGAACGACAGGTGCGCTTAGGAGCCATCCGTAGCTTGTTTCATCAACTTTATTTCAAGGCTGTCGGCTACACGACGAAGTACGAAGCTGGCAATTCCTTCTCGAGTATTCTTGATCAAGTAACCGAGAAATTACGGGAAGGATGGGGTACCGTCGTTTAG